TCACATCTCCGTTAACTTTGAGCCAGTCGCGTTTGTCGCCTATAAATGCTCCAGGCGAAACTGAACCGGGCATCGTGGAATATaatatctcttctcttgtaACTCTTGTAACTCTTGTAACACTCGCAAAGTAGCCCTACGATTCTTgaatatatgtgtgtgtgtatgaatattttttgcCCAATGATAATTAGCTCCAACGCTTGTTGTAGTTGAGGGTTCAAATACAATACTGATAAACACTATCCAAAGTGGTTGGTTCTCCTGAAAATGATGTATTATCAATTAAACCACACAAGTGATAAATAGTGTGCGATTCCTGAACCCTACAACTTGAAGATCTTGAGACTCTCTTCCATTTCTATATACTTTTTACAAATGCGTGTCTAATGCGCAGCTTAGCTAGAAGATTCgcattttttgttgatgtcCGAATTAGAGCAAATGTGACAGAAAAGCAATATAACGGAGAACTGTAGCCGATTGTGACGGAACTCTTCGCTCCGATAGACAGAGGCTCAGCCCAAAAGGTATATCATCTGTAATTATTACATGCAACGGGCTGTGAAATGGAAGCTGGGATCGCTGGAGTCGGAGCTGAAACCGGAGCTGAGAAGAGCACGAGCTATTATGACGCATAGGTAGTTAGGTGGTTGGAGCCCCACACTTTTCTATAGGTTGCTCCAGGTTTTCCGAGTATTTGCATATTCTATTATTGTCAGCCGTAAGTCATGCTGCTATACGGTCTGTTatggatatatatacacatatacacTAGGAAGAGAGCCTAGACAGTAAGAGAGTGTTCTTCGAACTGCTTAGTACAATCTGTAAGCTGGACCCATGGTAGACTTGATGACCAAGGAACCGACGTTTTGccagttcttcttcaacaaggAAACCAAGAAGTTAACAGCCATCAAGATTTGGTTGACCAAGGTGTCTTCGTCCATTTCGACGTTACCGACGGCAACAGCCAAACACAAgaccttcttcaattggaaCTTGATGGTGGACTTAACATCGTTGACCTTAGCGTACAAGTCATCGTTGTGGGAGACTGGGGTTGGGAACTTACCAGCCTTGGACAATTGAGGACCCAAGAGTCTTGGAACTTGCTTGATCAAGACTTCGGAAGCGACGAAGGCAGAGTACTTCTTAGCCAACTTCTtaatcaacttcttgttcttgttcaacttcttcaaatcttcAACGGACATAGCGTCGACACCACAGGACTTAGCTCTGTCAACATCGAAAGCATCACCGAAGATACAGATGGACAAGTTTGGTCTTGGGCAGACTGGCAACTTCAAAGTACCAGAGAAACGCTTGTCTCTTTGAGGGTCGTAGTTCTTCAAACCGACTTGCAATTCAACGGTTTCCAAGaagtttctcttcttggtttCGTTGGAGTACTTCAACAACTCCTTAACGTGTTCTCTAACTTGAGAGGAAGTGATCTTGGACATTTTTATGTTAATGCTAGATGGGGTGAGAGTCTTCCAAAAGTATTTGGTGGTCCGTTAAATAGGCTTGCGACTATGCCCTCTTATGAAAATATACACAAGCAAAAATACATGGTAAAAGATAATATTTACCTAACAAAGTGTACAACAACTGGTAATGTTCGCTTGTGATGTTTCTAAAtcttattttattgtatgcCTGACATGGCCTGTCGCCtcgaaatttttcagtgaatttttttttttttgcgaGTCTCATTCTGTTACGGGACTGTTATTTCCCTTTTCGGGTAATGGACTTTTCCCAATGATAATTACCACAGTAGGCAATTATCGTTTTGAAACAAAatgtgtttttgttgagaAATGCAATCACTGTGGTGAGTGGGTGTCACTAATATCATGTGATACCCACGTGACTACTTACCTCTTTTCCGTCGTCTCTCTCAATGACAAGAACGAGCGGTCAATGCATAAAGTCAAATGTGaaatgcgatgagctagtAGGTAGCTGACTAGTGCAAGAAATGGAGGTTCAAGGTTACGTTCAGCTCTTTCAAGAGGGCAAAATGGATTAAAATCAAGAAATAGAGGTCTGAATATCTATTATAGCAATGTTAAGCTCATTGGTAGTGCCTCGTGTGCCGAATTATAGGccttttgtttctcttACTTTACGGCTGGTACGGCATAACTCCAATTCCCAGAACAGATGGCTAGCAAGACAGAAGAATGATCATTTTACAAAGGCAGCTAAGGAACAACAGTTCCGATCCAGAGCTGCTTTCAAGCTAATGGACATTGATGATAAATACAAgttgatgaaaaagaagcacAAGGTATTGGATCTGGGGTTTGCTCCAGGTGCGTGGTCACAAGTTGCAAGGAAGCGTGTCGGTCCTGAAGGCATGATAATGGGTGTGGATTTACTCCGTTGTCCTCCACCCAAAGGAGTTTTCTCGATACAAGCCaatattctttcaaagaagactCATGAGCTTATCAGATTCTGCTTTGCACGTCACATTCAATTGAATAAACACGATGAGTTGCATAAAGATCATGGGTACTTCCAGCATATGTTGgaggaagaattgaacCATGTGCGGGAGTCAGAAGAGTACAAAGAGCTTTTTTCGCAGGCTGATGTTAGCAACAGTGTCGAAAGGTACCCTGTCGATGTTGTTTTAAGCGATATGATGGCCAACACCACAGGGGTGTCTATTAAAGATCACTACATGTCAATGGACTTATGTGATGCTGCATTGATTGCTGCTATAGATTTATTGAAACCAGGAGGTTCGTTTGTTTGTAAATTATACGCTGGTAGTGAGGATAGTTTGCTAGAATCGCGGTTAAGGAAAGTGTTCAGAAAAGTTGATAGATTTAAACCTCATGCTTCTAGAAATGAGTCGAAAGAGTTGTACTTTATAGGACGAGAAAAACTAGCCAAGGTTGACAAATTAAAAGTGTTCTTAGAGGAGTGATTTTCaactttgttttgttcattGTAGGTGTTAATTGTCGATTATGTTTCTATTAATCATTTAGTTtcatgtaaatatatatatatatatataaacgtattttaaaaaaaaaatgtcgGTCTGGTTATGAGTTAACCAAGTTTGCAgagctttttttttagatgGTAATGTACACATGAGTCAAAGTGATTGACTACTCCTTACTCTTCAGCATCAGTAAATTTCTCAGGGACTTCATCGGTatctttttcctctttttcctctttttcctcttgttcTGCTTCGGCttccttggtttcttcaactACTTTCTCCGTCTCTActtgctcttcttcatttgttttttcttctgcttctatTTCTTCCTTTCCGTCCTTTGGAGTATCAAGGTCAACTAAAGTCTGAGGTTCCCTAGATGGAAAACCCTCAGTTTCTCCAATAATACCGATCCTTTGGGCAATACCTGCCTTGCCGTCTTTTAATAGGGTTTGCTTCCATATATCCACAACCTCGTTGACACCAGCATCTGGTTCGCCGTATGTCAAACTCAATAGTGCAGCTTCTGGAACCCTGCCAGATTTCAATAGTAGATTTTTTGCTCCAGTAACATCACCAGCAACCCAGTAAGCATTGAAAGCTAAGTTGAACTTACCTGAAGTTTCTGCATTCTTTCCCAATGAAATTAACTCCTGTTTATTGTTAAACGATGAGTACAGTAGGAAAAGAGATTCTAGATCGTTGGCCCTCTTATAACATTGCAAAGCTAGAGTGAAgttgaattttttcaatGCGGCATCACCCAACTGAATCCATCTGTTTTCACTTTCCTGTTCTGATAATATTTCTTCGGCTAGGGAAAGTTTTCCTAGTTTTAGAGCTAAGTCAAACTTTTGTTCAGCATCTGGAGAGATTTCAAGAGCATCTTCGAATAAATCTTGGCCCTCCAAAAATCTAGAGATTCTGAGCAAGTTCTCTTTACCTTGGACATTTGGTAACACAGTAGACTTAGCTTCTGCTAATTCACCTCTTAAAACTAAAGTTTCGAACTCCAAAACGTCAATAGATATTTCATAACCATAGACATGGATGTCTTTATCAGCCAAATACACCTTATCATCTCTAGGCAAATAACCCAATAAGTACATCTGTTTGTCGAAATGAGCTAAGTTGTAAATCTTACCACCGACAAAGTAGTTTAATCTATTTGTTGGTGTTGTAAAGATAAACACGTCTCCAACCCATTTTCCTGATGTGATTCCCTCTGAAACTTCGTATAGAACATCAAAGGAGTCTTCTACACCATCTTCGTCAATGTTACCGGATGCTAATGCTTCATCATATGCATCCTTGTTGAATAGTAAAGCATAAGCACTGGCTTCTTCATTAGAGTCAGCGTCACGATCTTTATTGATTATCATTACTAATTCTCCATTCTCAGACCAAACAACATCCTTTGCATCCACATCGATTCTCTTTACTAAACTACCAGATTCCCAATCGAAGAAGTAAGTGAATCCATCGGCTTTAACACCTAATAATGAACCAGGgaataatttttcaatgcCATATTCAAGAGGGATCGACCAGGATGTCActttattgttgtttttaaAGTATGCTACGGATCCTGATTCTTCAATTATCGCAAAACTATTGGAATCTGGCCCCCAAACAAAGTCATGACACTTACCAAATCCTTTGTTTCTCCAGGATAAAGCAGTGTATATGATGAATTGGTCGTCACCCACAACTGCAACAAATCTTCCGTTTGGAGAATGCTTCAAACTTTGAGGGAAAACATCAATGTAACCCAATTCTTTACTTTGTAAAGGAAGGGCACCACCttcttccacttcttcATTGCCTCTAATAATGGCGGAGAAAACATCTGTAACAAAACCTTTGCCACCAGTATAGACCAATTTTCCCACTGGATCTAAGGAGAGCTTAGGTTGGTCATCACCCAGTGATAATACAGTAAAACCATCGTCAAACCCAGAGGCTATATAGTTGCACTTTCCGGATGGGTGAGTTGCGATACACCAACTTCTTTCAAGACCAATATTTAAGGTTTTCTCTAACCTATAGGTGTTGGCAttccaaatcttcaaaGTACCATCTTCAGAGCCCGAAATAATGATAGGTAGAGTAGGATGGAATACGGCATATGATACATTAGCCATATGACCCTGTAGAGTAGCAACTTCTGATTTTGTTTGGTAATCCCAGATCTTGATAGTACCATCATCAGAAGTAGTGATCAAGTAAGGCTTATCTTGAAGAGGATAATAGTCCACGTAGTTTACACCTTTTGTTTCGTGGGCTTTTAAGGTGAAGTTTGGAACGTCTTGACCAATAGACCAAACCTTTACGGTATGATCCAAACACCCAGAAGCAAATTGGTTAGGATCCTTAGGGTTGAAAGCAACAGACATCACAAAGTGTTCATGACCAGTGAAAGTTTGTTCGCAAGCCCAATTCTTCTCCCAGTTCCACAACTTGACAGTCAGATCATCAGAACCAGTTAATACGAAAGGTCTCGTAGGGTGCACAGCAATGGAACGGATATAGTCTGGGTGCGCTTCAAATTCAGTTACTTTTTCACCAGTGTTATAATTGTAAACTCTCAATTTGAAATCATCAGAGCCCACAACAACCCAATTTTTCCTGGCAATAAATCTACCAGCTCTTACAGGAGCATCACACAATGGAATGGATCTCACTTGAGTTTGGGTTTCGTAATTCCATATCTCGATTTTCCCCGAGTATAGTGTAATTAGAACCCAAGGCTCTTCGGGGTGAAAGTCAATACCTTTCACCCTATCAGTTCTTGTACTGAAAGTTTTCTGATGAAATTAATTAAAGAATCCAAATATGTTAGTAATTGAGCACTCAAAATGTGGAAAAGACACTGTTCAAGGTAGTCCATATAATTTTTCTACCATGGTTTCGTGTTTTCAACGAAACAAGAGACTTTGAATAATTGAAGGAAAGGTCCTCTCCACTTAAAAAGATATCCTTCGGAAAGATATCTCACAATTGTTTACATACGCGAATATCCAATTTCATCTTTGGACTTGTGGTTGCTTATAGGCTACTTCTTCGTGTTTATAATTTCAATGATGTGTTCATAGTATATATCCTATTATAGATCAAATTCCCCTTTCAACgttttgatgttttttttttcaaaatttcaaaagcaGGGTAATACTAATTTTAACGACAGTGTCGATGTCAGCGTCAGATATAATATTATCCAAGGTGCAATAAGCAATGCTATGATCCATAAACAAGAAAGGAAGTCCCAACTTACTCTATCTTCTAGATCATCTGGAAACATGTTTGTGTCAAtagtttttcttcctctttttaaactttgttttcttaACGCCAAGAATTTGAGGCTAAAAAGGTGTTAGAACTGTTATTTTCGAATTAATTAGTAACATTGATATCGTTTGTGGCCGGGGAAAATGAATTGTATTAGATGTTGGAGAATTATTCTAGTAACAGTAATATATGTGTCATCAATTGTTACTGGTTTATCCATTCTTCCAGTTTATACTATAGATAAAGCATGTTTTGCTGGGTCTGATTCCATGAATGTGAATGTGAAGAAAACTTTTGAGATGTGGAGTGGATCAGAGATACCGATTAGCCAATTACCAGGAGATACTAAACTTTTTACTGGTTTCAAGTTTCACAGAGTTTTCAGCTTCCATCAATTGTTTCGAGGAAATGGGAAAGCGTTGAAAATTACCTACTGTAAAGAAGGGAAAGAGGTTTTCCAGACGGAGAAAGATATTGCCCATGATGGCGATGATTGGGAACGTCCTTGgtgtttctttgaagatgGGAATGAGAGTGTGGAGAATATTGAAAGTTTTCATTGTTTAAAGATTGCAAGGAGGAAAAAGTATGCAATAAGGCCCtttgatatttttattCCTTATACTTGGATTGGAGGTCTCTTTTATTGCAATATatcagaaaatgaaaaaatttcaattcttacgaaaaaagggaaagaagaacctTTTAAGTCTTACAGTGGATCTCCAATATGTACCTTGGATAACTCCATCCCTATCGAACCATTGTATGCTTCTCTTACTACCTCTTCCTATAATGAAATTGTTTCTAAAAAACTAGTCCCATTCATTACATTATTATCCAAACGTAAGACAAAAACTTACATTCCATATTTACAATCTCCTAACCTATGTTCTAAAGATCTTAATATCACTTCAgcttcttttgaagaaagtaCTAAAGGACCAAAATCATTAAACCGTGGGTACAAAGTAGATACTAAAGATTTAGTTCTGGAATGGTATTCATTTGGCCAAAACAGTACCAGCTCCAACACCCAAGCTAAATGGTTTAGAGAAATTGAAGTAGATGAGAAGTATAAAtataatcaagaagatcatTTTATGCTCACCCTGGCGACGAACAAACTTCGCAGCATAATAACACCTTTTGTAGAGCCCTCGGCTCAAGATATTGAAgagctttcttttccttggaAAACGATAAATAGAATTATCGAGACAAAAATATGGAAGACCTTTGGCATCACGGATAAACTACTAACATTGAATGCACAAGATATTCTAGATAAGTGTGAAGcttttttaaaattttgGGACAACTTGCATTTagacgatgaagaattcACTTATAAATATTCTGATATTCAAAAGTAACGGTAATAAGCAAAGCTTCAAATTTGATGATTTAAGAAAttatacttatatatatgtgcatgtatatatattgaaagGTACTCGAAGGGGGAAATGTTTTAGTATTTTATCTACAATTTGTAGTAGGAACCATTATTATGTTGAAAGATATCCGTAGAAGAAGTGGCATTCACATCCGCGTTGCCATCCAAATTTACGCTCTCGTTATTTATTGATGCAGTTCGACGAGGAGAACGTGTCGGTGTTACTTGACCTGGATCCAGTGTGAAGTCAAAATCACTACTGTTGTCTATTAGTCTATTTTCTGCTCCTGAACCCCTACTTGTAACACGAGGATATGATTTCGACATTGGTTCTGTTGAATTAGATGAAGATCCTGGTGACAGTGTTCCTGCATTAGAAATAGATTTTccatttgatatttttgatgaCGTGGACTTGTTCCTTCTGATAGACATTTTGCGGAACAATTTGTCCTTTAGAGAGTGTTTTCTGCTGACAGATTGTTCATTTTTTAGACTTAAGAACTTTTCATCGTCAACTGAGCCACTGCTCGATTCTGTAGTTCTATTACCTTGTGTTGCCAGAAGTTCTTGCCAGTCACCATCGTGATCCTTTGCCACAGTACCAAGCGCCATAAGTTCTTCGGCGACAGATTTATCTAGAGCACCAACAGTTGCTGTTTGTCTTTGGAATGATGTTCTATCATCATTAGCCGGCTTGAATCTAACATCTGGGTTCTTCGAGAATAGAACAAAGCCCACATATACtagaatcatcatcaataaGATTAGAGAGAAAGCGGcattcaaaatgaaaaataccCACGCCATAATAGAGCCCACAGGGTAAGGTTGGTTAAATAATCCagagaaaaataagaataagaaaGAGTTAATCAACGTGACGGTTGAAATTAGGATATTCATAATATTTGTAGCACGATCCAAATATGGTTTGTACTTTATTAGAGCAATGAAGTATGCCAAATCGAATATGAAGATGGCAAGGGCTTGTGTTTTACCTGAGCTTTGAGCAAAAGCAATGAAAAGCCCTCTAATGAAATTGTAACCCATGATAACACATGACCAGTAGTAATAATCAGCGGAAAACATAGTGTAGAAGAAACCATACTTGTGTAACACTCTTTGGTCACCATATAAGATTGCGGCAGGATTGTTGTGCTTAGCAATCGATCTTTTAGCAAAAAATATGGTTCTGTAAGAGGCATAAGCAATGATACCATAGACCATGACAAGGAACAAACAACTTAGAGTAATGACTGCTGCTGAATCTCTTTGAACGAACTCCCAGAAACATAAGATGGTGATTTGGATGAAACCGATATAAATGTAACGCATTAAGGCCCCTTTCAGAATTGCCTTCCAGTTCTTTCTGAAATCGATAAACCTTGAGTTTTTAATCCAACCTGCTCTAATGGATAACTCAATAGCATATTTTGTACAGATGATTAACCCAAATAAGACGTAACCGCATAAAACAAAGAAGGTTAATCCTGTAGGGACAATAGAAGTCACTTCAATATGAGCACTGTAACCTAGACGTTTGATACCTCTGAAAATTAAGACATTTGAATTACCCTTTAGAACGTCATGGGAACGTTTGTATAGCCAGGAATTCTCAACGAATTCAAGGGATCTTTGCACCAAGACAGATATGGTTTTTGAAGTCAAATATAAGGTTGGAGTACCACCTGTGGACTGGACGTACCATCTGAAGATCTTTTGCATGAAGCTCACACGAATCAAACCCATTGACCACATCAAGTTCTCCGACCAAGCGGCTGCGATTGGTGGAAGGGTCTCAACGTGCTGCATGGCAAACACAGCGACAGATTGGAAGTATAAGAAAAGTGACATGGTGTTTGCAGCGACGTGGGAAGCGGCATTAGAGTTACCAAACGCCGATAACAAAGCAGAAGTCAACAAACCGAGACCTGCAATGACAGCAGTGACCCATTTGACACCTGGCTGGGACACTGTCTTACCATTAGTGAAGAAAGCCTGGATGCAGCCAATAACTTCGGACGAGCCACGGTGCATGACATTCATTTTTAGGTACGCATCAATATCTGGGACCTGGTATGCGATACCGGGAATCATGTCCTTGTAATGTTTTGAAATGTACTGGATGGAGTCAATTTCAATGACACCAGGGTATAGGGGACAAAATTGTTTCCAGTTCGAATCACATGGATCGATAACCTTGTTGATGACTCTGAACCCATATGCGTATACTTCAGCTTGTGCCACGACATATCCGTTCACTTCTGTAGTGATATCCAAGGTATAATGCAACGAACTGTCGTCTGGATTGAACACAACATCAAAACTGTTCGCTGTCAACTGTGAGTTATCCATACATGTCACAAGCGATGTAGCAACCAAATTACGCTTCGCTGAAGCACTTGCTATAAGGAAACATAGCAGTATCCAACATTTGGCTAGAAAATCTTTCATAATCATGCTTTCggtatgtatatatgatatgattCAAACGCAAAAGTACAATAAAAACAGCGCAGAAAAGCCACTAACGAATAGCTCTCTTTCTATACTCTCTTTTTATTCAGTCTTCGCAACTTCGTTCAGTCTAACTAAACCAACGCAAATAAAAGAAAGCCACGAGGTATCCTTCTATTTCTATTCCAAATGGCTGTTTATTTATAAAACGGATCAGATAAATGATTGGGAAGttatgaaaaaaaacaaaataaaactcAGTATACAGCAAATATTGCAAATAAACAATGCCTTATTACTGTCAACTCTCGCTATACCTTATACTGAAAAGCCTTTGTGCCGTTTTTTAtcgccttttttttctctctcttcgCACCTTTTCCGCTCTTAAAAACATTAAGGCTAAAATAAGACTGAAgagtattattatatatttttacaTATTATATCgtcattcttcttcgtttgttttttttcttttctatttttttgatcTGCCAGAATCTGGCCAAGCTATCTGtagggaaaaagaaaggtaAAGAAATGTTCTACTGTTGAAGGGTTACCCGGTGAGACTCGttctttcttccctttCCCCCCTCATTCTGCCCCAGACGCATGGATGTTTGGCTCGGAGTGGCTGACTACGCTTTGTAGTGGCTGTTCTTGCAGTCTATAGTTgcatttttatttatttttttcttgttctgtTTAGCTTAAGGTTGTATTTTGAATAACTACGTAATTGGTTGATAAACAGTGTACcacagaaaaagagagaggtTGAAGATTACAGATTAAAGATTAAAGATTAACAACTGATTTACATACGTGCACTGCTTACGTTCAGGGATGAGCGTTTGAATATATCGGGCCACGTGTGCTTGATAACGTCAAAAAAGTCCGAGCAGTAGTGGACTTGCAAGTTGGTCTTCTCGTGTAGTATACGTAGTTCGGGATATGTCGTATCCATGTACAATTTGTACTGTTGCTCGTTTTCCGTTGCAAGAGCCTGGACAATGTCGGAACGATTTCCTGCAGGGATTAGAACGTGTTGCATATTGTACAATTGTGCACCCAAGAGCTTTTCCTTGACACCGCCTATTGGAAGCACTTTGCCTCGTAATGTCATTTCTCCTGTCATGCATATCTTTGGGGAGACCGGCCTTTGCAAAGCGCACGATAGGATTGCTAGAGTGATTGCGACACCGGCACTGGGTCCGTCTTTGGATACTGCGCCCATGGGCACATGGAGGTGGTATTCTGACGACAAGAATTCTTGGATCTGCTTCTGGTCGAGGATGGGAATTAGTCCTCGAAGCAAGATATGTCTTACGAAACTTGTCGCAAGCCTTATTGATTCTTCTAGGATGCTGCCCAAATTTCCTGTGGTATTGATGTGGGGGCCGCTGGCATTGGAACCGTTAGCAATGTCGTCTGAATTGGTTTTGATAACTTCGAAGACTAGTACGCTCCCAGTGCCGTCAGAGTTGTACGATAGCCCATTTACGATGCCAAAGCTCTCAGAGTGCTCGGTTGGCGCAAGAATGTCCTCGGAAATCGGGTGTCTTGCAAGTCCAAGGTACCTGTAGAGGTCTTCCTTTTTCACCTCACCCTTTATCTCCTTATTGGTGAAGTACTCCATTACTTTGCCTCTAACGATTGCGCtcaattttctttccaagCCACGTACCCCGGGCTCCCGTGTATACTCAAGTACTACACTGTTCCAGGCATCTGAGCTCAAGCATAATTTTGGTATCCCCTTGACAGCATCTAGACCATTGGCTTTAATCTGTTTCGGAAGTAAGAACTTCGATCCTATCATGATCTTTTCCTCAGGCGTATAACCAGGAATTTCAATCACCTCCATTCTGTTCAACAACGGCTCGCTGATGCCCTCTAGCTCGTTTGCAgtacagaagaagagaatcTGCGAAAGATCGATGGGGAATCCAACGTAATGGTCTGTAAAGCTGGAATTTTGTTCTGGGTCCAAAACTTCCAACAAGGCCGATCCTGGGTCACCATTTATCCTGTTTCCATACCCACCCACTCCGCCGCTTGTCACTTTGTCAATCTCATCCAAAAGAATCAATGGGTTCATTGTGCCAGCCTTTCTTAGCGCATTTACGATCAATCCACACATGGAACCAACATACGTACGTCTGTGGCCTCGGATTTCTGCTTCATTATGAATACCTCCGAGGGAAATCCTCTGAAACTTACGCCCCAACACATCAGCAACACTCTTCGCAATTGAGGTTTTCCCAACTCCAGGTGGTCCTACTAGAAGTAATATAGGAGATTTCCTTAACTTTCTCGAGTTTTGTAACTGTTCTTTGCTCACTGCCTCCGTCAGTTCCGATAGTTTCAAAACACTGAGATATTCAATTAACCTGTATTTTACGGACTGCAACCCATAGTGATCTGAATTCAATTTGGCTTTAGATTGCATTAAATCTATCGTTTCTCTGCTCAACGTTTTGCCAAATGGAATATCCataacaatatcaaagTAATTTCGTAACACCTGGTAATCGGCGTTTTGCGCTGTCATTTTACTAAATCTCATAAAATCCTTCCTTAAAAGCTTTATACCATCTGGATGAACCCCTTTCTTATCGAGGGAATTGATAAAACCCTTGATCTGTTCTATCTCATCTTTAGCATCAGATCCagaatcaaaatcatcTGGTTTACTTTCTGGAGAATTGGAAGATGCTTTTCGACCGGTAGGAATTCCATTCTTTGGCGTCGGTTTTAACGTTGGACTTGAGTTGCTTCTCTTGATATCATCGATGTAGAAACGTAATGCTCTCAATTGActtgaaatcaaaattgatttttcaatatttggTGAATCTGAAAAGTGTTGGTTTATATACTCGATTCCATCATCAAGTTTCTGGAATAACTGTTGCAATTCTTGGAtcgaattgaaaaataGGGCTGATCTTTCCTTTAGTTTCTTGGTTGCAAGAAAGTCAAGCCTCTGTTTTAAGGTCATTGGT
This genomic interval from Kluyveromyces marxianus DMKU3-1042 DNA, complete genome, chromosome 4 contains the following:
- a CDS encoding ATP-dependent protease La, which gives rise to MGLFFDSSKPTLYLPCFTLVDAPKLVPLPGISYKVSFEKVSITPVLSEYKRNDAFRRNPCLREIKPNIAQNEVVVDSSVVKSCIEFHRKYGSRKGKDSDDDVPMYIVLLPCEATNISVGVACKIVSVEVEDDVVTITFKSVVRVENTQPILNMKQKLWKSIVVELDDRVELLSWDQKETDGFISTFLKLFDDTNRILKEFKIKYSLASKKSSDERSRMLYLSPLANTLYLQLNRSHFNRSWNLLKIYLAEVKTEENIHDTCFELSSMMDLMMSILPMTLKQRLDFLATKKLKERSALFFNSIQELQQLFQKLDDGIEYINQHFSDSPNIEKSILISSQLRALRFYIDDIKRSNSSPTLKPTPKNGIPTGRKASSNSPESKPDDFDSGSDAKDEIEQIKGFINSLDKKGVHPDGIKLLRKDFMRFSKMTAQNADYQVLRNYFDIVMDIPFGKTLSRETIDLMQSKAKLNSDHYGLQSVKYRLIEYLSVLKLSELTEAVSKEQLQNSRKLRKSPILLLVGPPGVGKTSIAKSVADVLGRKFQRISLGGIHNEAEIRGHRRTYVGSMCGLIVNALRKAGTMNPLILLDEIDKVTSGGVGGYGNRINGDPGSALLEVLDPEQNSSFTDHYVGFPIDLSQILFFCTANELEGISEPLLNRMEVIEIPGYTPEEKIMIGSKFLLPKQIKANGLDAVKGIPKLCLSSDAWNSVVLEYTREPGVRGLERKLSAIVRGKVMEYFTNKEIKGEVKKEDLYRYLGLARHPISEDILAPTEHSESFGIVNGLSYNSDGTGSVLVFEVIKTNSDDIANGSNASGPHINTTGNLGSILEESIRLATSFVRHILLRGLIPILDQKQIQEFLSSEYHLHVPMGAVSKDGPSAGVAITLAILSCALQRPVSPKICMTGEMTLRGKVLPIGGVKEKLLGAQLYNMQHVLIPAGNRSDIVQALATENEQQYKLYMDTTYPELRILHEKTNLQVHYCSDFFDVIKHTWPDIFKRSSLNVSSARM